Part of the Gracilimonas sp. genome is shown below.
TATGCTTCTGCAATATTCGGGTTGTATTTAAAAACCTTTCTAAATCCTTCTTCTGTGGCATCCCAGTCCCATGTTTCATAAAGATCGACTAATGCCTGAGCCAAATGAACCTCACCAAGCGTACTGTCAATTTGTAATGCCCGGTCTGCGGCTGCCTGAGCAAGTTTATAAGCATCTTCCGGTGGGGTTATGCCGTGTCCCGCAATATTATATCCTAATGCTAACCTAGCCCACGGAAGGGGGTCCGCAGGATCGATTCTGGTTGCTTCGAGTAAGTAGCTGATGCCTCTCTCGTAAGTCTCGGGTGTATACTGATTGAGATAATAATTGCCACGAAGGTAAGCTTTATAAGCTTCAGGATTTACCTCACGAGGGACAGCCAGTTGCCGTTCCTGTTCCGGTGTTAGCGAAACGTGAACACCTTCTGCAATATCAACCGTTACCTCACTTAGCATAGCAAAGATATTGGCTGTATTGCGGGCATAACTTTTGGCCCAAATGTGTTTTTCTTCAGGCTCTACATCAATAAGCTGAATTTGAATTCTAACACTATCTCCGGCTTTGTAAACAGAACCTTCAATTAAATTTCTGACCCCTAGTTCGCGCGCAATTTCTGTGATATTAGTATCTGTATCACGATATCTGAGTGTCGAAGTTCTCGATATCACGCGAAGTTCACTTACCTGACCGAGTTTACCTGTGATCGCATCATGTAATCCATCAACAAAGTAATCTTGGTCCGTTTCACCAGTCAAATTATGCAACGGTAATACCGCCAAGGAAGGCGGATTAGAAGAGGTTTTTATAGGGTTTAATGAAAAAAAGGTCAAAAGAATAACGGCAAAACCTACTAAGGATAAAATCAGTAACCTGGATGAGCTCCGGAATTTATTTTTACCTTCAGGGTTTATACTTGTTGAAAGGTTTTCGTCAAGGTTCTCCTGAACAAATTTCTGCGATTTGGAATGAATTTCATTCGGTGGATACCCATAATAATCATGAAAACACTTACTGAAATAGGAGGAGCTATTAAAACCAACTTTAAAAGCAATTTCAGATACATTTCCCTCTTGCTTCAATAGTAGTTCATGAGCTTTCTGCAGCCGGTATTCTCTTATAAACTGGCTGGTAGATTGCCCAGTCAGATCACTAATCTTTCGATGTAAGGTAGATCTGCTTTGCCCTATTGCTTTCGCTAAATCCTCTACACTAAACTGGTCGTTATCCAGATTGGACTCTATAATTGATTCTAATTTATTTAGGAACTCTTGATTCATCAGGCAGACCATTTAACTTAGCATACCTAAGTATAGCAAAGTATCATTAAATGGCAATTCTGATTAATAAGATATTCCTAGGCTATTTGGGTAACCAGAAAGCTACCCCATCCCATAAAACTGAACTTTCTCTTTGAAATAGGGGGCGAACACTTTACCAAGATCTGTGTTCTCAGGAGTTTTTAGGTTGGGATCACTTCCCAGTAATTCCTTGGCCTGTTCTTTAGCCTGGGCAAGCAGGAACTGGTCTTCTACAATGTCAGCAAACTTGAAATCGGGGAGGCCGCTTTGTTTGGTGCCCAGGAAATCGCCGGGGCCGCGAAGTTTGAGGTCGGCTTCGGCAATGCGAAAGCCATCGTTGGTTTCTTCCATGGTTTTCAGGCGAAAGGCTCCGGCTTTGCTCACTTTCACGTCCGGCATCAGGATGCAATAGCTTTGTCGTTCCCCCCGGCCAATGCGTCCGCGCAGCTGATGAAGCTGCGAAAGACCAAAACGTTCGGCATGTTCGATTATCATAATTGAGGCATTCGGGACATCCACCCCAACTTCGATCACGGTCGTAGAAACCAGAATCTGAATTTCATTATGGATGAAGGCTTTCATGGTTTCATCCTTTTCGTCAGTTTTCATCCGGCCGTGAATCAACCCGACATTGAAATCAGGGAACTGCTTTTTTAGTTTTTCAAATCCTGCCGTTGCATCTTTCAGGTCCAGTGCCTCCGATTCTTCCACCAACGGATAAACTACATATACTTGTCCGCCATCAGCTACTTCCTGTTGAACAAAGCTGTACACATCATCTCTTTTTTTATGAGATCGAATGGCGGTTTTGATAGGCTTTCTTCCGGCCGGCAAATCTTTAATGACCGACACATCCAAATCCGCATACACCGTCATGGCAAGAGAACGGGGGATAGGGGTGGCACTCATTACCAGCATGTGTGGGTGACTCCCTTTATTAAGCAGATCCGATCGCTGCTTAACCCCAAACCGGTGCTGCTCATCAATCACGGCCAACCCCAGGTTATGAAAGCGAACCGTCTCCTGAATGATGGCATGTGTTCCTACAACGATGTTGCAATTTCCGCCCTCAATGTCAGTGAGGATATCGGTTCGTAACGCTTTTTTCTGTGAACCGATGAGCAAGCGCACGTTGACATCTAATTCTTTAAGGTGCTCGCGGAGTGTGCGGTAATGCTGTTCGGCAAGGATTTCGGTTGGAGCGAGGAAGGCAGCCTGGAAGCCGTTGTCCAAAGCCATGAGCATGGCGCCAATGGCAACAATGGTTTTGCCGGCTCCCACATCTCCCTGAATCAATCGGTTCATTTGCTTGCCGGAGCGGACATCCTTCTTAATTTCAGCCAGCGAAGTTTTCTGACCGTCTGTTAATTCAAACGGAAGCAGTTCATTAAAATAGCGGGAAGTGTAAGTGCCGGTTTCATTAAAAAGGTGACCGTTTGCCCGTTCCTTTACGGTATAGTTGATCTTCTCCATGCTCAGTTCGAACAAGAAGAGCTCTTCAAACTTAAACCTGTTCAAGGCATTCTTGTATTCATTATGCGTTTCCGGAAAGTGGATCATCCGGTAAGCCTCCGGTCGTTGTGGGAACTTCATTTCCGCGATAAGTGATTCCGGTAAAAATTCGTCAGGAGTTACCTTGTTCAAAATCTGTTCCATCCAGCTTTGAACCAGTTTACTGGTAATGCGGGCTTTGCTTAATGCCTTGCTTCCCGGGTAGATGGGAAAGATGCGGGAAAAAGAATCGAGGTCATCATCGGAAGAGATTTTATCAACTTCGGGGTGAGCAATGGAGATCGATTGGCCGTAGCGTTTGGCGGCTCCATAAAAAGCCACGAAATCCCCTTCCTTAAAATACTTCCGGAAGTATCCGACTCCCCGGAACCAAACTCCTTTTACATCTCCCGATCCATCATTAATGGTAACTTCGAGGCGTTTCTTCTTGCCGTAGCCGGCCATGTTTATATCTGTCACCTTTCCGGCAACGGTAATTTCCTCTCCGGAACCGGCCAGGTGCTTTATCTTCTGGGTATTGCTTCGATCCAGGTATCGGCGGGGAAAAAAATTAAGTAAGTCCTTTACAGAGCGGATGCCCTCAGCGCTTAAAGCATCCAGTCTTTTAGTACTCAGGTTAGATAAGTCGGTTAGCTTCAACTGATATAAAGTTATATATCGATCTATATGCTAAAGATCGAAATTTGGGGTTCGATTTTTAAATAATGGGGCATCAAGGTGTATTTCAGAAAAAAGAGGAAATAATTCGGATAAATTTTTTGCATTCATGTGGTAACGTTGCCTATATTTGCAAGCTCTCGATTCGATGGCAATAACCAAATAATTGAACAGTGCCTACAATACAACAACTCATACGAAAAGGTAGAAAAAGCAAAGTAAGTAAAACAACTGCTCCTGCGCTACAGAATTGTCCGCAGAAGCGTGGTGTTTGTACTCGCGTTTATACAACTACGCCTAAAAAGCCGAACTCGGCATTGCGTAAGGTAGCTCGTGTACGTTTGACTAACGGAATTGAAGTTTCGGCTTACATTCCGGGCGAAGGTCACAACTTACAGGAACACAGTATTGTATTGATCCGTGGCGGTCGTGTAAAAGATTTGCCTGGTGTTCGATACCATATTATTCGTGGAACATTAGATACTGCGGGTGTTGAGGGAAGAACTCAGAGCCGTAGTTTGTATGGCACTAAGAAGCCGAAAGGGTAACATTAAGAAATTAAGATTAATCGAGCATGCGTAGAAAAACAGCAGAAAAACGAGATGTGCAAGCGGATCCAATCTTTGAGGATAAGCTGGTAACTCGCTTCGTGAACAACCTGATGCGGGACGGTAAGAAAAATGTTGCTCGCAAAATTGTATATCAGGCTTTTGAAGTTATTGAAGAGAAAACAGGCGAAACCGGAATCGATGTATTCCGCAACGCTCTGCAAAATTCAACACCGGTGGTTGAGGTTAAGTCACGCCGTGTTGGTGGTGCTACTTACCAGGTGCCTGTAGAGGTTCGTCAGGAAAGAGGAACGGCTCTTGGAATGAGATGGCTCATTAGAGCAGCACGCTCCAGAAATGATAAGTCGATGTCAATTCGTCTTTCAAGAGAATTGATTGATGCATCAAATAATGAAGGCGGAGCTGTTCGCAAGAAAGATGAAACGCACCGTATGGCAGACGCTAACAAAGCATTTGCTCACTTTAGATTCTAAAAGAGATTATTGATTAATAAGTATTATGTCTGAGACGAAGCAAAAAACAGATCCAAAAATTTTAGATAAAATCCGCCGGACGCGGAATATCGGTATCATGGCTCACATCGATGCCGGTAAGACAACCGTAACCGAGCGTATTTTATTTTACACCGGTCGTAGTCACCGA
Proteins encoded:
- the recG gene encoding ATP-dependent DNA helicase RecG — translated: MKLTDLSNLSTKRLDALSAEGIRSVKDLLNFFPRRYLDRSNTQKIKHLAGSGEEITVAGKVTDINMAGYGKKKRLEVTINDGSGDVKGVWFRGVGYFRKYFKEGDFVAFYGAAKRYGQSISIAHPEVDKISSDDDLDSFSRIFPIYPGSKALSKARITSKLVQSWMEQILNKVTPDEFLPESLIAEMKFPQRPEAYRMIHFPETHNEYKNALNRFKFEELFLFELSMEKINYTVKERANGHLFNETGTYTSRYFNELLPFELTDGQKTSLAEIKKDVRSGKQMNRLIQGDVGAGKTIVAIGAMLMALDNGFQAAFLAPTEILAEQHYRTLREHLKELDVNVRLLIGSQKKALRTDILTDIEGGNCNIVVGTHAIIQETVRFHNLGLAVIDEQHRFGVKQRSDLLNKGSHPHMLVMSATPIPRSLAMTVYADLDVSVIKDLPAGRKPIKTAIRSHKKRDDVYSFVQQEVADGGQVYVVYPLVEESEALDLKDATAGFEKLKKQFPDFNVGLIHGRMKTDEKDETMKAFIHNEIQILVSTTVIEVGVDVPNASIMIIEHAERFGLSQLHQLRGRIGRGERQSYCILMPDVKVSKAGAFRLKTMEETNDGFRIAEADLKLRGPGDFLGTKQSGLPDFKFADIVEDQFLLAQAKEQAKELLGSDPNLKTPENTDLGKVFAPYFKEKVQFYGMG
- the rpsL gene encoding 30S ribosomal protein S12; its protein translation is MPTIQQLIRKGRKSKVSKTTAPALQNCPQKRGVCTRVYTTTPKKPNSALRKVARVRLTNGIEVSAYIPGEGHNLQEHSIVLIRGGRVKDLPGVRYHIIRGTLDTAGVEGRTQSRSLYGTKKPKG
- the rpsG gene encoding 30S ribosomal protein S7, which produces MRRKTAEKRDVQADPIFEDKLVTRFVNNLMRDGKKNVARKIVYQAFEVIEEKTGETGIDVFRNALQNSTPVVEVKSRRVGGATYQVPVEVRQERGTALGMRWLIRAARSRNDKSMSIRLSRELIDASNNEGGAVRKKDETHRMADANKAFAHFRF
- a CDS encoding helix-turn-helix domain-containing protein, encoding MNQEFLNKLESIIESNLDNDQFSVEDLAKAIGQSRSTLHRKISDLTGQSTSQFIREYRLQKAHELLLKQEGNVSEIAFKVGFNSSSYFSKCFHDYYGYPPNEIHSKSQKFVQENLDENLSTSINPEGKNKFRSSSRLLILSLVGFAVILLTFFSLNPIKTSSNPPSLAVLPLHNLTGETDQDYFVDGLHDAITGKLGQVSELRVISRTSTLRYRDTDTNITEIARELGVRNLIEGSVYKAGDSVRIQIQLIDVEPEEKHIWAKSYARNTANIFAMLSEVTVDIAEGVHVSLTPEQERQLAVPREVNPEAYKAYLRGNYYLNQYTPETYERGISYLLEATRIDPADPLPWARLALGYNIAGHGITPPEDAYKLAQAAADRALQIDSTLGEVHLAQALVDLYETWDWDATEEGFRKVFKYNPNIAEAYAHYSWFLDLIEADFQHVIDHQKIAVDLDPFTPLYSTYLSFIYSSYGKYDEAIKAAEKSLSINPDYAYAYHVLGLAYSGKEMHNKAIEAHKKSVQLNPRWTYALGAAYAVAGNEDKALSIADSLSMNPIPIETWGLAEIYATLGDYEKAFSWLDECYRIRFSWYPWINRNPRFNPLKKDPRFKIHLERLDLPEPEMLTLTQY